A DNA window from Halorubrum sp. DM2 contains the following coding sequences:
- a CDS encoding ABC transporter ATP-binding protein gives MTTPTTAVQLDGVRKDFGDTTAVDGIDIDLRHGEFFSLLGPSGCGKTTTLRMISGFETPTDGSIRIEGEDVVHRPPNKRNTNLVFQGLSLFPHMTVAENVGYGLKKNAVEADERDRLVEKYLDIVDLSGYGDRKPQDLSGGQQQRVAIARALVNEPDILLLDEPLSSLDRKLRQQMQVELQEIHDRVESTFFYVTHDQDVAMSMSDRLAVMNNGQIEQIGTPKEIYREPETAFVADFIGDTNLLDGVVENTTHPPRLELDAEVDVTVELGEPSTKGEVIASIRPEEVEVTEAGGGAIDGTIVDQYFHGERTNLVIEPHDDSLPELDVAVQGRTDVPDSGEVSVDLNADAMSVYAK, from the coding sequence ATGACGACACCAACGACGGCAGTACAGCTTGATGGCGTTCGGAAAGATTTCGGCGACACGACCGCTGTAGACGGGATCGACATCGACCTCCGGCACGGCGAGTTCTTCTCGTTGCTCGGTCCGTCGGGTTGCGGAAAAACGACCACGCTACGGATGATCAGCGGGTTCGAGACACCGACCGACGGCTCGATCCGCATCGAAGGCGAAGACGTCGTCCACCGGCCGCCGAACAAGCGGAACACGAACCTCGTGTTTCAGGGACTCTCGCTTTTCCCGCACATGACCGTCGCCGAAAACGTCGGATATGGACTGAAAAAGAACGCCGTTGAGGCCGACGAACGCGACCGGCTCGTCGAGAAGTATCTCGACATCGTTGACCTCTCCGGGTACGGTGACCGGAAGCCACAGGACCTCTCCGGTGGACAACAGCAGCGCGTGGCGATCGCACGTGCGCTGGTGAACGAACCGGATATTCTGCTTCTGGACGAGCCCCTTTCGAGCCTCGACCGGAAGCTGCGCCAGCAGATGCAAGTCGAGCTTCAGGAGATCCACGATCGTGTAGAGAGCACGTTCTTCTACGTAACACACGACCAAGACGTGGCGATGAGCATGTCCGATCGACTCGCCGTAATGAACAACGGGCAGATCGAACAGATCGGGACGCCCAAGGAGATCTACCGCGAACCCGAAACCGCGTTCGTCGCCGATTTTATCGGAGATACGAACCTCCTCGACGGCGTCGTCGAGAACACGACGCACCCGCCGCGACTCGAACTCGACGCCGAGGTCGACGTCACCGTCGAGCTCGGTGAGCCTTCGACCAAAGGCGAGGTGATCGCGTCTATCCGGCCTGAAGAAGTCGAAGTCACGGAGGCCGGGGGCGGCGCCATCGACGGTACCATTGTCGATCAGTATTTCCACGGAGAGCGAACCAATTTAGTGATCGAACCCCACGACGATTCGCTTCCGGAACTCGATGTCGCCGTCCAGGGACGAACGGACGTTCCCGATTCCGGAGAGGTCTCAGTCGACCTCAACGCCGACGCGATGAGCGTGTATGCGAAGTAG
- a CDS encoding PotD/PotF family extracellular solute-binding protein, producing the protein MEDRRQFIKAAGAAGVTGIAGLSGCMGGSSGTTVSILTWTGYDAVNDQIEETLDGVELEISIADGSANMFSTVNAGGGEQYDIVIPNNEYVPRFIDADLAAPVDMDIMTNFDALYPTFQDAAETQFASDGDVYGLPVQFGWYAYGYDSSVLSEDHEHSYDVLFSEEYEGVDLTGGITLYDGYYKTIMATGLSLGYTEAFEGDTVSFTDEQLTTIEETLTDFKPNLLGFVHDEETLTQDYQNGNIVASFANRSTHVGIMNDVESVRFSQPAEEELTWFEGAIVTAGSSNKEASFRVLNEYISPETGAALSENRNIMNTSQDAMGNIDSEALQIEPGVLDGMIPFKPAEQDEEWIEMFERIKNA; encoded by the coding sequence ATGGAAGACAGACGACAGTTCATCAAAGCGGCAGGCGCGGCCGGTGTCACCGGCATCGCGGGCCTGTCTGGATGTATGGGCGGTAGTAGCGGAACGACTGTGTCGATCCTCACCTGGACCGGCTATGACGCGGTCAACGACCAAATTGAGGAGACGCTCGACGGCGTCGAGCTTGAGATCTCGATAGCCGACGGTTCCGCGAATATGTTCTCCACCGTGAACGCTGGCGGGGGAGAGCAGTACGACATCGTCATACCGAACAACGAGTATGTGCCCCGGTTCATCGACGCCGATCTGGCCGCGCCGGTGGACATGGACATCATGACCAACTTCGACGCACTGTATCCGACGTTCCAAGACGCCGCCGAAACGCAATTCGCCAGTGACGGCGACGTCTACGGCCTTCCCGTCCAGTTCGGGTGGTACGCGTACGGATACGATAGCTCGGTCCTCTCGGAGGATCACGAACACTCCTACGATGTCCTCTTCAGCGAGGAGTACGAGGGAGTCGATCTCACGGGGGGCATCACGCTGTATGACGGCTACTACAAGACGATCATGGCGACGGGACTCTCCCTCGGCTACACCGAGGCGTTCGAGGGCGACACGGTGTCGTTCACCGACGAACAGCTCACGACTATCGAGGAGACGCTAACCGATTTCAAACCAAACCTCCTCGGGTTCGTCCACGACGAAGAGACGCTCACGCAAGATTACCAGAACGGGAACATCGTCGCGTCATTCGCGAACCGGAGCACCCACGTAGGAATCATGAACGACGTCGAGAGCGTGAGGTTCTCTCAGCCGGCCGAAGAGGAACTCACTTGGTTCGAGGGTGCCATCGTCACAGCCGGCTCCTCGAACAAGGAAGCTTCCTTCCGTGTCTTGAACGAGTACATCAGTCCCGAGACCGGCGCAGCGCTGTCGGAGAACCGTAACATCATGAACACTTCTCAAGACGCGATGGGCAACATCGACTCGGAGGCGCTCCAGATCGAGCCGGGCGTGCTCGACGGGATGATCCCCTTCAAGCCCGCGGAGCAGGACGAGGAGTGGATCGAGATGTTCGAACGGATCAAGAACGCGTGA